A stretch of Mytilus edulis chromosome 11, xbMytEdul2.2, whole genome shotgun sequence DNA encodes these proteins:
- the LOC139494160 gene encoding zinc finger CCHC domain-containing protein 10-like, with the protein MKCSKCLQEGHHTRDCTNDWVCRSCGEEGHKQNACTKDAYSDAQEQSDKENTKESHETSDADDETSESESGTDATQISVKTNNDEVCASTTATGREGASTTGYEDDNGQSQSIINPVADPQKRKKIKKKKKSSKKTSELSQAEITLFMSSNNQSTKESTKKSQTPSKHPVSISFLKSPVTPTEKLHDKESDSTAKRSKTTVS; encoded by the coding sequence ATGAAATGCTCAAAATGTTTGCAGGAAGGTCATCATACAAGAGACTGTACAAATGATTGGGTGTGTAGGTCATGCGGAGAAGAAGGACACAAacaaaatgcatgtaccaaagaTGCTTATTCAGACGCACAAGAGCAATCAGATaaagaaaacacaaaagaaaGCCATGAAACAAGTGATGCAGATGACGAGACTTCTGAATCTGAATCTGGCACTGACGCAACACAAATATCAGTCAAAACCAACAATGATGAAGTATGTGCAAGCACAACGGCTACCGGACGGGAAGGTGCATCAACTACTGGATATGAAGATGACAACGGACAGTCACAATCTATTATCAATCCAGTAGCTGATCCACAAAAACGGaagaaaatcaaaaagaaaaaaaagagcaGTAAAAAAACTAGTGAACTAAGTCAAGCTGAAATAACCTTATTCATGTCTAGTAACAATCAAAGCACAAAAGAATCAACCAAAAAATCTCAAACTCCATCAAAGCATCCTGTCAGTATTTCCTTTCTGAAGTCTCCAGTGACACCAACTGAGAAGCTTCACGACAAAGAGAGTGACTCTACAGCCAAGAGGTCAAAAACAACTGTTTcctaa